The DNA window AACAGCGGGTATTAGTAACCTCTGGTCGTAGTAAATTTAATCTAGCAACCTTACCAGCCAAAGATTATCCTATTTTGTTAGATTGGCAATCTCAAGTTGATTTTGTCCTTGAACAAACAACGCTACGCAGTCTGATTGAAGCAACACAATTTTCAATGGCGAATCAAGATGCACGTTATTTTCTCAATGGTATGAAGTTTGAAACTGAAGGTAATTTAGTACGTACTGTTGCAACTGATGGTCATCGTTTAGCTGTTTGTACGCTTGCATTAGAACAAGAGATGTTATCGCATGCGGTTATTGTGCCACGTAAAGGGGTATTGGAGTTACTTCGTTTACTTGATAACAATAGTGAAGCAGCGCATTTACACATAGGAACTAATCATATTCGTGTCCAATTTGGGAGCATTATTTTTACTTCAAAATTGATTGATGGACGTTTTCCTGATTATCGTAGAGTGTTACCTCGGAATGCGGATCGTATTTTAGAAGCTGATTGGGAAACATTAAAACAAGCTTGTGTACGTGCCGCAATTTTGTCAAATGAACGTTTTCGTGGAGTTCGTTTAACCCTCAATTCAAACCAATTAACGATTACAGCCAATAATCCTGAACAAGAAGAAGCTGAAGAGATCATTGATGTTGCCTATACAGGAGAAGCAATGGAAGTTGGCTTTAACGTCAGTTATATTTTAGATGTTTTAAATGCGTTAAAATGTAAGCAAGTGCGTATTCGCTTAACAGATTCGAGTTCTAGTTGTCTGATTGAAGATTGTGATGATGCTAGTGCTGAATATGTTATTATGCCTATGCGTTTATAATCTATTTAGCTGATTAGATGGCACTTTCTCGTTTAACTATCCAACATTTTCGTAATTTAGAAGCCGTAGATTTAGAATTGAATCTAGGCTTTAATTTTTTGGTTGGAAATAATGGCAGTGGTAAGACAAGCATTCTTGAAACGATTTTTTATTTAGGCCATGGGCGTTCATTTAAAAGTAATTTAGTGAATCGAATTATTAGCTATGATCAAACTGCCTTTACACTTTATGGACGTTTACAAGAGGCACAGCATAGTTGGTCGATTGGATTGCAAAAAAACCGTCAAGGAGAAACAACGGTTAAAATTAATGGTGAAGAGGGAAATAAAATCTCAGATCTTGCGCATTTATTACCAATGCAAATTATTAGCCCTGAAGGTTTAACCTTACTAAATGGTGGACCGAGTTACCGTCGAGCTTTTTTAGATTGGGGATTGTTCCATCATCAACCTACTTTTTATTCTGTGTGGGCAAATTTGCGTCGTTTGCTTAAGCAACGGAATGCAGCTCTACAACAAGCCCGTACTTACACAGATCTTATGATTTGGGATCAGGAGTTAGTCAAATTGGCTAACCAAGTGAGTGAATGGCGAGCTAAGTACGCTGAAGCGTTACGCCCTGAAATAGAAAAAACTTGTCAATTATTTCTGCCTGAAATCGAAATTAGTATTAGTTTTCAACAGGGTTGGGAAAAAAATCAAGATTATGCCGAATTATTAGCAATGAATTTTGAACGTGATCGTGCTATTGGCTATACCGTTTCAGGACCGCAAAAAGCAGATTTTAAATTTAAAGCGAATGGCTTACCTGCTGATGATATCCTCTCTCGGGGGCAATTAAAGTTATTAATGTGTGCGTTACGTCTGGCTCAAGGTGAATTTTTGATGGCAGAAAAGCAGCGACATTGTATTTTTTTAATTGATGATTTTGCTTCAGAATTAGATCAGAATAAACGTCAATTACTTGCTGAACGTTTACAACAAAATGGTTCTCAAGTCTTTGTTACCGCAATTACCACTCAACAACTGCAGCAAATGCCTTTAGATAAGGCTAATCTTTACCAGCTTCAACAAGGTAAGGTATTGAGAATTAGTTAGATCCTTTAAGAAGGAGAGTAGTGATTATTTAAAGGTATTTATTTCACTAGCTTGTAAATATTCAGTGGTATTTTGATAGCTTGATATAAAATTAAAAGGTTAAATAATTCAATTATTTAACCTTTTAATATCTGTGGTTGGATTAGACATTAAATCTAAAGTGCATTACATCACCATCTTGAACAATATAATCCTTACCTTCTAACCGCCATTTCCCTGCTTCTTTTGCACCAGCTTCTCCTTTGTATTGAATAAAATCGTCATAACCAACGACTTCGGCACGGATAAAGCCTTTTTCAAAATCAGTATGGATAACGGCTGCTGCTTTTGGTGCGGTTGCACCGACAGGAATAGTCCAAGCTCTGACTTCTTTCACACCAGCTGTGAAATAAGATTGTAGATTAAGTAATTTATAGCCTGCACGGATAACTCGGTTTAAGCCGGGTTCATCTAAGCCAAGTTCTTGTAAGAAATCCGTTTTTTCTTCGTCATCTAACTCAGCAATTTCAGATTCAATCGCAGCACAGACAGGTACAACGACAGCCCCTTCTTTTTCGGCTATTTCACGTACTTTGTCTAAGTAAGGATTATTTTCAAATCCATCTTCATTGACATTAGCGATATACATCGTTGGTTTTAGTGTTAGAAAATTATAGCCTTTAATTGCTTGTAATTCGTCTTTATCCAAATTAATTGAACGAATCATACCTGCATTGGATAATACAGGTAAGCATTTTTCCATAATAGATAGTTCAAATTTAGCCTCTTTATCTCCGCCTTTAGCACGTTTTTGTAAACGTTGGATTGCTTTTTCACAACTATCTAGGTCAGCTAATGCTAATTCAGTATTGATGATTTCAATATCTTCCAAAGGATCGATTTTTCCTGCAACATGAACAATATCATCATTTTCAAAACAGCGAACAACATGCCCAATAGCATCTGTTTCACGAATATTTGCGAGGAATTTATTTCCGAGTCCTTCACCAGTAGAAGCCCCTTTTACCAGACCTGCAATATCAACAAATTCAATGGTTGTTGGTAAAACACGTTGTGGTTTAACAATTTCAGCCAAAGCATCAAGACGTGGATCTGGCATAGGAACAACACCAGTATTTGGTTCAATTGTACAGAAAGGATAGTTTGCTGCTTCAATACCAGCTTTAGTTAATGCATTAAAAAGAGTCGATTTTCCTACATTAGGTAATCCGACTATGCCACATTTAAATCCCATATATTTTTCCTTTAATTAAATTTTAAAACTATTTAAGCGGTTCATTGCTTTGTTTATACCGTCTTTTAATAAGATTTCGATACAGTTTTCTGCTTCTGTTAAAGCTTGATTAATTTTTTGTTTTTCAAGTGGAGAAGGTTTATTTAAGACATAATTAGAGACGAGATTTCGATCTCCCGGATGCCCAATCCCAATACGTAAACGGTAGAAATTTTTATTATTACCAAGTTGGGTAATAATATCTTTTAAACCGTTATGTCCACCGTGCCCACCACTTAGTTTGAGTTTGACACACCCAGGTGGTAAATCTAATTCATCGTGTAGAACTAAGATTTGTTCAGGTTGGATACGATAAAAGGCGGCTAAGGCTCCAACAGCTTTCCCACTTAAATTCATAAAAGTCGTTGGCACTAAAAAGCGAATTTCTTGCCCTAGAATAGAAGTACGAGCTGTTTTACCAAAAAATTTGTTTTCATCTTTGAGGCTAAAGTTAAAACGCAAGGCTAATTGTTCAATGAGCCATTCTCCAGCATTATGACGGGTTTCTTCATATTTTGCACCGGGGTTACCCAAGCCTACAATAAGTTTAATTTCAGACATAAGTATTAGATGAAATAGGTAAAAAATGGCGATTATTTTAGCGAAAAAGCAAGGTTTACTCAATTAAAATCATTGATCGTAGATGCTACTTAAAGTCACAGTCAAATAGAAAACGTTATAGCGTGATAGAATATGTTGTAGTGGTACACAAAGGTTATTTATGATATAGAAAATATAATAAAAAAGGGATCGTCTGATCCCTTCTTTATATCTTATTGCTTCATTATTTGATAATTTTAGCAACAACACCCGCACCAACAGTACGTCCGCCTTCACGGATTGCAAAACGTAAACCTTGATCCATCGCAATTGGGTGGATTAAGCTTACAGTCATTTTGATGTTATCACCTGGCATTACCATCTCAACACCTTCTGGTAATTCAATCGTACCTGTTACGTCAGTTGTACGGAAATAGAATTGTGGACGGTAACCTTTGAAGAATGGGGTGTGACGACCACCTTCTTCTTTTGATAATACGTAAACTTCTGATTCAAAATCTGTGTGTGGTGTGATTGAACCCGGTTTCGCTAATACTTGACCACGTTCGATTTCTTCACGTTTTGTACCACGTAATAATGCACCAATGTTCTCACCTGCACGACCTTCGTCAAGTAATTTACGGAACATTTCTACACCTGTTACAGTAGTTTTTGTAGTTTCTTTGATACCAACGATTTCAACTTCATCACCCGTGCGGATAATACCACGCTCTACACGGCCTGTTACTACAGTACCACGACCTGAGATTGAGAACACGTCTTCAATTGGTAATAAGAATGGTTGGTCAATCGCACGCTCTGGCTCTGGAATGTAAGTGTCTAAGTGGTTTGCTAACTCAAGGATTTTTTCTTCCCACTCTGCTTCGCCTTCTAACGCTTTTAACGCTGAACCACGAACGATTGGGCAATCATCACCTGGGAAGTCATATTGAGAAAGAAGCTCACGTACTTCCATTTCAACTAACTCTAATAACTCTTCATCATCAACCATATCGCATTTATTTAAGAATACGATGATGTATGGTACACCTACTTGGCGACCTAATAAGATGTGCTCACGAGTTTGTGGCATAGGACCATCAGTTGCTGCTACTACTAAGATAGCACCATCCATTTGTGCTGCACCAGTAATCATGTTTTTTACATAGTCAGCGTGTCCTGGACAGTCAACGTGTGCATAGTGGCGAGTTTCGGTATCGTATTCAACGTGTGAAGTGTTGATGGTAATACCACGCGCTTTTTCTTCTGGTGCATTGTCAATTTGGTCAAATGCACGTGCAGCACCACCGTAGTGTTTTGCTAATACAGTAGTGATTGCTGCAGTTAAAGTTGTTTTTCCATGGTCAACGTGGCCGATTGTACCCACGTTAACGTGCGGTTTTGTACGTTCAAATTTTTCTTTAGACATTAGAAGTCCCTCTAAACAAACACGGTTATCGATGGTGCAAAGAATACCACATTAACCAAAGATAAAGAATAGGGTTGAATATAAAGTAGGGAAAAGAATGAATAAAAAGAAGTGGTGCTGATAGGCGGATTTGAACCGCCGACCTCACCCTTACCAAGGGTGCGCTCTACCGACTGAGCTATATCAGCGACTGGAGCGGGCAGCGGGAATCGAACCCGCATCATCAGCTTGGAAGGCTGAGGTAATAGCCATTATACGATGCCCGCGTTATAAACTCATCTGTCCCATCATATAAAATGGTGGAGGGAGAAGGATTCGAACCTTCGAAGGCTGAGCCGGCAGATTTACAGTCTGCTCCCTTTGGCCGCTCGGGAATCCCTCCACATTGACTTATCTTAGGAATGGTGCCGACTACCGGAATCGAACTGGTGACCTACTGATTACAAGTCAGTTGCTCTACCTACTGAGCTAAGTCGGCGTCCTAAGCAAGTGAGGCGTATTATAGGGAAGTTTTTTTTTCTGGCAAGCCTTTTTTTCAGAAAATTCTAAATTTTTTATTGTTAGCTTTTTTATTATACAAAAATAGGTTATTTTTCATTAAATTTACATTTAAATGCGGTTTTCTGTTTATTTTTCTGGCTTTTTACTATCTCTAAATTAGGGTTTATGCTAATTTTAGCCTTGTTTTTACCTTGCCTAAATTTATTTATAGTAAAAAAGAATAATAAAAATGATGACTTTAGCTAATAGAAAGAGTAGTACATTTACTCCTTTTTTAACTTTTGATCGAACTCAATGGTCAGAATTGCGTAAAGCAGTGCCATTAAAACTGACTGAACAAGACTTAAAACCCTTATTGAGTTTTAATGATGAATTATCATTATCTGAAGTTGGGGCTATTTATCTCCCTCTGGTTAGGTTATTGAACTACTATATCAGTGAAAATCTTCGTCGCCAGACTGTATTACATCGTTTTTTAGGTATAGATCAACCAAAAGCACCTTATATTATTAGCATTGCTGGTAGTGTTGCTGTGGGTAAGAGTACAACAGCTAGGATATTGCAGTCTTTGCTTTCTTGCTGGCCAGAAACAAGGAAAGTGGATTTAATTACAACAGATGGCTTTCTTTATCCTTTAGCGGTATTAAAAGAAAAAGGGTTATTAAGTAAGAAAGGTTTTCCAATTTCTTATGATGCGCAAGCATTGATTCAATTTGTTTCAAATGTAAAGTCAGGAAAACGTAATGTTAAAGTCCCGATTTATTCCCATTTAACTTATGATATTGTGCCAGATCAGTTTATTGAAGTTGATCAACCCGATATATTGATTTTAGAAGGATTGAATGTTTTACAACGGAATAATAGCCATAATACTTATGTTTCAGATTTTGTTGACTTCTCTATTTTTGTTGATGCCGATGAAACACTGCTGAGAAGTTGGTATATCAAACGTTTTCTTAAATTTAGAAGTAGTGCCTTTACAGATCCGAATTCCTATTTTCAACATTATTCTAAATTGTCAGAGTCAGAAGCGATCGAAATCGCCTCTCAGCTTTGGGATACTATCAATGGATGTAATTTGCGTGAGAATATTTTACCGACTAGAGAACGTGCTAACCTAATTTTGACTAAAGGTGAAGATCATTTAGTAAAAAATATTAGGCTTCGCAAGTAAAAGTAGTTAGATAAATATAGAAATAGTGAATTTTTTTAATTTATTTATGATTATTCTATTTGATGTTTATCAAAGCGAATTGTGATTATTTTTAGCTTACCTCTGAGCGGAAAGTTTTATTTTAGCTTTATTGAGTTAGGCTTATATTTCAGGTACACTATGCTCCCATCTTGATACATCGTATCGTCATCAAATTTTATCCCCTTTTTTATTGAAGATTTATAGGCTATTTATGTCAACCAATTATATTTTTGTAACAGGTGGTGTCGTTTCATCATTGGGTAAAGGTATTGCTGCTGCATCTATGGCAGCGATTTTAGAAGCACGTGGCTTAAATGTTACTATGATGAAATTAGATCCTTATATTAATGTTGATCCGGGAACGATGAGCCCTACCCAACACGGTGAGGTTTTTGTCACTCAAGATGGTGCGGAAACTGATTTAGATCTAGGACATTATGAGCGTTTTATTCGCACTAAAATGACTAAGCGTAATAACTTTACAACTGGTAAAATTTATTCAGAAGTGTTACGTAAAGAACGACGTGGTGATTATTTAGGTGCAACTATTCAAGTTATTCCCCATATTACTAATGAAATCAAAGCACGAGTGATTGATGGTGCTGCTGGATATGATGTTGCGATTGTTGAAGTAGGAGGAACAGTTGGTGATATTGAATCTTTACCATTTTTAGAGGCATTACGTCAGTTAGCTGTACAAGTTGGACGTGAAAAAACGTTATTTATGCACTTAACATTAGTGCCTTATATTGCAACAGCAGGTGAAGTTAAAACTAAACCAACCCAACACTCTGTAAAAGAATTATTATCGATCGGTATTCAACCTGATGTCTTAATTTGCCGTTCTGATCGGATTATTCCAGCGAATGAAAGAGCAAAAATTGCACTATTTTGTAATGTACCAGAAAGAGCGGTCATTTCATTAAAAGATGTGAATTCAATCTATCAGATCCCAGCCTTGTTAAAATCACAAGGTTTAGATAATTTTATCTGTCAGCGTTTTCATTTAGATTGCCCAGAAGCAGATTTATCAGAGTGGGAGAATGTTTTATATTGTGAAGCAAACCCTACTGGTGAAGTAACCATTGGTATGGTTGGAAAATATACTGAATTACCAGATGCTTATAAGTCTGTGAATGAAGCTCTAAAGCATGGTGGTTTAAAAAATCGTTTAGCGGTAAATATTAAGTATATTGATTCTCAAGATGTTGAGTCTAAAGGGACTGAAATTCTAGCGGGCGTTGATGCTATTTTAGTGCCGGGTGGATTTGGTACACGAGGAATAGAAGGAAAAATTAAAACTGCACAGTATGCTCGTGAGAATAATATTCCATATTTAGGCATCTGTTTAGGAATGCAGATTGCATTGATAGAATATGCACGTCATGTTGCAGGCTTGACGGAAGCGAGTTCTAGCGAATTTGATCCTAATTGTAGTCAACCAGTAGTTGGTTTGATTACCGAATGGCAAGATGCAGATGGTAATGTTGAAACACGCTCAAGTAAGTCCGATTTAGGCGGTACGATGCGATTAGGAGCACAAGAGTGCCATCTTATCGAAGGCAGTTTAGCTCGCCAATTATATCGACAAGAAACGATCGAAGAACGTCATCGCCATCGTTATGAAGTAAATAATAAATTACTTCCACAAATTGAGAAAGCAGGGTTAAAAGTAACGGGTTGGTCAACAGATAATAAATTAGTTGAGATTATTGAAGTCCCAACTCACCCTTGGTTTATTGCGTGTCAATTCCATCCAGAGTTTACTTCTACACCTAGAGATGGACATCCTTTGTTTGAAGGCTTTATTAAAGCTGCCTATGAACACCAAAAATTATTAAATAGATAATTATTGAAACAATAGTAATAAATAAAAACGCTTGTCGAAATTGACTAGCGTTTTTTTATTATGTCTTTATCTATCTTTTTAACTTTGCGTGTATTCGATAAAAAATAGACAGAAAATGCCATTTTTTATTCTATTTCACTAAAAATTTTGAATCATTTGTTAAAAATGAAATAAAATTTCATTTTTGTTTGTGATAACGCTCACAATTCTTTAATTGTGGTGTTTTACTTTTTTTGTTTTATGTTAAGTTATTCCACGAAAACAACCGTCAATTTACGTAATGATAGTAAAGTAAAACAATTATTTATAGGGAGTATTTTATGATTGGTTTTTTAAAACCAGCTCCAGCTAAGCCGGAGTTACCAGCGGATCAGATTGATCCAACATATAGACGTTTACGTTGGCAAGTATTCTTTGGGATTTTCTTTGGTTATGCTGCTTATTATTTTGTTAGAAGTAATTTCGATTTAGCACAAAGAGGCTTAATTGAAGCCGGATTATATAATAAAGCAGAATTAGGGATTATTGGTATTGCTCCAGGTTTAGCTTATGGCTTATCTAAATTTTTAATGGGTGCAGTATCAGACCGCTCTGGTCCGAAAAAATTCTTACCATTGGGCTTAGCGTTATCTGGCTTATGTATGACCTTGATGGGATTAATGCCTTGGGCAACATCAGGCATTTTAATTATGTTTGTAATGTTATTTCTTAATGGTTGGTTTCAAGGTATGGGGTGGCCACCGTGCGGACGTTCAATGGTATATTGGTGGTCAAAGAAAGAGCGTGGAACGATTGTATCTATTTGGAATACCGCTCATAACTTTGGGGGGATTGTACCGCCATTACTCGTTGGTTTAGCAAGTACCATCTATGCAGCAAACCACCCAGAAGTAACAAAAGTTACTTTCGGGCATGTATGGCAAGAAGCATTGTATTATCCGGGTATTGCTGCAATGATTGCATCCATAGTCGTCTTTTTCGTTATGAAAGACTCGCCTCAATCTTGTGGTTTACCACCAATTGAAGTTTACAAGAACGATTATCCTGAAGATTACGATGAAAAAACTAATGAAAAACCATTATCGACTAAAGAGATTTTTGTTACTTATGTGCTAAAAAATCGCTTATTATGGTATATCGCTATTGCAAATATTTTCGTGTACTTAATCCGTTATGGAATCTTGAAATGGTCGCCAGTTTATCTCGGTGAAGTCAAACATTTTAATATTAAAGCAACTGCTTCAGCTTATGGAATTTATGAATTTGCAGCAATTCCGGGTACTTTATTCTGTGGTTGGGTTTCAGATAAAATCTTTAAAGGAAGACGTGGTTTAACTGGTCTGGTCTTTATGGCATTAGTAACTGTTGCAGTGGCTATGTTCTGGTTAAACCCAGCAACACCAGCCTCAGAAATTGCGCATTATGAAACGTTACCTTGGTATCAAAACCCATATCAATTAATGGATTTCATTTATATGACCATCATAGGATTCTTAATTTATGGCCCTGTTATGTTGATTGGCTTACATGCACTTGAATTAGCACCGAAAAATGCAGCGGGTACAGCGGCAGGTTTTACTGGATTATTTGGTTATTTAGGTGGTTCTGTGGCTGCAAGTGCGATTATCGGTTGGGCGGCTGAGAAATATGGCTGGGACGGCGGTTTCTATATTATGATTGGTGGTTCGATCCTTGCATGTGTCTTATTATTAATCACTATGGTTGAAGAAGGTAAGCATAAAGCAAAACTCACTGACCATTACGGTAAATAAGAAATAAAAACATTAAGGCGAACAGAGGTTCGCCTTTTTATTTTCGTTAAATCATAACATAAGGAGTATTTATGTCATTGAGAACAATTTTATTAGTTTTAGCGACAACAACCTCATTAGGAGGGTGTATGTTGAATACATCAGGTGAAATTCAACAAAGAATAGTGATTGCTCATCGAGGAGCTAGTGGCTATTTACCAGAACATACCTTAGAAGCAAAAGCTCTTGCTGTTGGTATGGAGGCTGATTATCTTGAACAAGATTTAGTGATGACGAAAGATAATCGTTTAGTGGTTATTCACGATCATTTTCTTGATGGCTTAACTGATGTAGCACAGAAATTCCCGAAAAGACACCTTAAAGATGGCAGATATTATGTTATGGATTTTACTTTATCTGAAATTCAAAGTTTAAATATGACTGAGAATTTTAAAGTAGAGAATGGTAAGCAGAAACAGGTGTATCCTAATCGTTTTCCAATATGGAAATCGCATTTTAAAATTCATACATTTGAAGATGAATTAGAGTTTATTCAAGGATTAGAAAAATCGACTGGAAAACGTATTGGAATTTATCCAGAGATCAAAGCGCCGTGGCTACATCATCAGGAAGGTAAAGATATTGCATTTGCCACTTTACAAGTATTGAAAAAATATGGCTATACCAGTAAAAATGATCCTGTTTATCTACAAACTTTTGATTTTAATGAATTAAAACGGATTAAAACTGAATTAGAACCTCAGTTAGGTATGGATCTAAAATTAGTACAACTTATTGCTTATACAGATTGGCAAGAAACGAAAGAAAAAAATGCCAAAGGCGAGTGGGTGAATTATGATTATGATTGGTTTTTTACACCAGGTGCAATGAAAGAAGTGGCTAAATATGCTGATGGTGTAGGACCAGCGTGGTATATGTTAATTGATGATAAGGATTCAAAGAAAGGACATTTAAAATACACGCCAATGGTGGCTGATATTGCAAGCCAAAAACTAGCATTACATCCTTACACGGTACGAAAAGATGCTTTACCGAAGTTTGTTAATAATACCAATGAATTATTTGATGCCTTATTTAACCACGCAGGTGCAACAGGTGTTTTTACTGATTTTCCTGATTTAGCCGTAAAATTTTTAAAGGGTAATGGAGAAGGTAAAAAATAGTGGTTATTTAAGAGAGAAGCATACAGTTAGGCTATGATGGACTATTCCTTGATAGCCTTTGAAATGCTAGAATAGCCACATTTTTATTACTATTTTTTATCAAGAGATTTCAAGATGCGTACCAGTAAATATTTATTATCAACCCTTAAAGAAACCCCAAATGATGCTGAGATTACGAGTATTCAATTAATGTTACGAGCAGGTATGGTCAGAAAAGTGGCGGCAGGGCTATATACTTGGTTGCCAACGGGGTTGCGTGTATTACAGAAAGTTGAAAAAGTCGTTCGGGAAGAGATGAATAAAAGTGGTGCAATAGAAGTTTCTATGCCCGTAGTACAACCAGCCGATTTATGGCAGGAATCTCAACGTTGGGAGCAATATGGTCCAGAATTATTAAGAATTAAAGATCGAGGAGATCGTGATTTTGTATTAGGTCCCACTCACGAAGAAGTCATTACTGATTTAGCACGCCGTGAATTAACTTCATATAAACAGTTACCATTAAATTTATATCAAATCCAAACTAAATTCCGTGATGAAGTTCGTCCACGTTTCGGTGTAATGCGAGCAAGAGAGTTTTTGATGAAAGATGCTTATTCTTTCCATCTTACTCAAGAATCATTACAAGAAACTTATGATGTAATGTATCAAACCTATTGTAATATTTTTGATCGACTGGAGTTAGATTATCGCCCAGTACAAGCTGATACAGGGTCTATTGGTGGTAGTGCATCACACGAATTCCAAGTATTAGCTGCAAGTGGAGAAGATGATATTGTATTCTCTACGGAATCAGATTTTGCTGCTAATATTGAATTAGCGGAAGCCGTTGCATTAGGACAACGTACCACTGCAACAGAAACATTACGTTTAGTTGATACGCCAAAGGCGAAAACAATTTCAGATCTTGTTGAACAATTTAATCTACCAATCGAAAAAACTGTCAAAACATTAATTGTTCACGCAGCAAGGAATGAACAACAAACGACACCGCAATTAGTTGCTTTAGTTGTTCGAGGCGATCATGAATTAAATGAAGTTAAAGCGGAAAAATTACCACAGGTTGCTTCACCATTAACTTTTGCCACTGATGAAGAAATTCGTGCTGTTATTGGTGCAGGAACGGGGTCACTAGGACCAATCAATTTACCTATTCCAGTTATTATCGATCGTACAGTAGCCAATATGAGTGATTTTGTAACTGGTGCAAATGTAGATGGTAAGCATTACTTTGGGGTAAATTGGGAAAGAGATCTTGCTATTCCAACGGTTGTTGATTTACGTAATGTCGTTGAAGGCGATCCAAGTCCTTGCGGTAAAGGAACGTTACAGATTAAACGAGGTATTGAAGTTGGGCATATTTTCCAACTTGGTACAAAATATTCTGAAGCGATGAAAGCACAAATCCAAGGAGAAGATGGGCGGTTGCAAACAATGATTATGGGTTGTTATGGTATTGGCGTAAGTCGAGTAGTAGCAGCGGCAATTGAACAGAATCATGATGATCGAGGTATTATCTGGACAAAAGCACTTGCACCATTCCAAGTAGCGATTGTTCCGATGAATATGCACAAATCACCAGCGGTGCAACAATATGCTGAAGAGTTATATCAAAATTTAAACACGCAAGGGATTGAAGTTCTGTTTGATGATCGTAAAGAACGCCCGGGCGTTATGTTTGCTGATATGGAATTAATTGGTATTCCTCATATGATAGTTATCGGTGAGAAAAACCTAAATAATGGGGAAATCGAATATAAAAATCGCCGTACAGGTGAAAAATTAATGATAGCAAAAGATCAGCTACTTGATTTCATTGAAAAAATCATCGCTTAATCCCAAATGGTGTGTAAAATAAGAAAAATACTCGATTTTATCGAGTATTTTTTATTGCATTCCATTTATATTGCTGTCTTGTGCTTAGTCTAATAATTTTCTGACTTTTTTAATGACTTGTTCACTTGAAATCTGTTGCATTAAATTTGAACCTTTGGCTCTGATACCCC is part of the Mergibacter septicus genome and encodes:
- the glpQ gene encoding glycerophosphodiester phosphodiesterase, with protein sequence MSLRTILLVLATTTSLGGCMLNTSGEIQQRIVIAHRGASGYLPEHTLEAKALAVGMEADYLEQDLVMTKDNRLVVIHDHFLDGLTDVAQKFPKRHLKDGRYYVMDFTLSEIQSLNMTENFKVENGKQKQVYPNRFPIWKSHFKIHTFEDELEFIQGLEKSTGKRIGIYPEIKAPWLHHQEGKDIAFATLQVLKKYGYTSKNDPVYLQTFDFNELKRIKTELEPQLGMDLKLVQLIAYTDWQETKEKNAKGEWVNYDYDWFFTPGAMKEVAKYADGVGPAWYMLIDDKDSKKGHLKYTPMVADIASQKLALHPYTVRKDALPKFVNNTNELFDALFNHAGATGVFTDFPDLAVKFLKGNGEGKK
- the coaA gene encoding type I pantothenate kinase, whose protein sequence is MTLANRKSSTFTPFLTFDRTQWSELRKAVPLKLTEQDLKPLLSFNDELSLSEVGAIYLPLVRLLNYYISENLRRQTVLHRFLGIDQPKAPYIISIAGSVAVGKSTTARILQSLLSCWPETRKVDLITTDGFLYPLAVLKEKGLLSKKGFPISYDAQALIQFVSNVKSGKRNVKVPIYSHLTYDIVPDQFIEVDQPDILILEGLNVLQRNNSHNTYVSDFVDFSIFVDADETLLRSWYIKRFLKFRSSAFTDPNSYFQHYSKLSESEAIEIASQLWDTINGCNLRENILPTRERANLILTKGEDHLVKNIRLRK
- the pyrG gene encoding glutamine hydrolyzing CTP synthase, whose protein sequence is MSTNYIFVTGGVVSSLGKGIAAASMAAILEARGLNVTMMKLDPYINVDPGTMSPTQHGEVFVTQDGAETDLDLGHYERFIRTKMTKRNNFTTGKIYSEVLRKERRGDYLGATIQVIPHITNEIKARVIDGAAGYDVAIVEVGGTVGDIESLPFLEALRQLAVQVGREKTLFMHLTLVPYIATAGEVKTKPTQHSVKELLSIGIQPDVLICRSDRIIPANERAKIALFCNVPERAVISLKDVNSIYQIPALLKSQGLDNFICQRFHLDCPEADLSEWENVLYCEANPTGEVTIGMVGKYTELPDAYKSVNEALKHGGLKNRLAVNIKYIDSQDVESKGTEILAGVDAILVPGGFGTRGIEGKIKTAQYARENNIPYLGICLGMQIALIEYARHVAGLTEASSSEFDPNCSQPVVGLITEWQDADGNVETRSSKSDLGGTMRLGAQECHLIEGSLARQLYRQETIEERHRHRYEVNNKLLPQIEKAGLKVTGWSTDNKLVEIIEVPTHPWFIACQFHPEFTSTPRDGHPLFEGFIKAAYEHQKLLNR
- the glpT gene encoding glycerol-3-phosphate transporter yields the protein MIGFLKPAPAKPELPADQIDPTYRRLRWQVFFGIFFGYAAYYFVRSNFDLAQRGLIEAGLYNKAELGIIGIAPGLAYGLSKFLMGAVSDRSGPKKFLPLGLALSGLCMTLMGLMPWATSGILIMFVMLFLNGWFQGMGWPPCGRSMVYWWSKKERGTIVSIWNTAHNFGGIVPPLLVGLASTIYAANHPEVTKVTFGHVWQEALYYPGIAAMIASIVVFFVMKDSPQSCGLPPIEVYKNDYPEDYDEKTNEKPLSTKEIFVTYVLKNRLLWYIAIANIFVYLIRYGILKWSPVYLGEVKHFNIKATASAYGIYEFAAIPGTLFCGWVSDKIFKGRRGLTGLVFMALVTVAVAMFWLNPATPASEIAHYETLPWYQNPYQLMDFIYMTIIGFLIYGPVMLIGLHALELAPKNAAGTAAGFTGLFGYLGGSVAASAIIGWAAEKYGWDGGFYIMIGGSILACVLLLITMVEEGKHKAKLTDHYGK